The genomic window CGGGGCTTTCCGGTGGGGCCGTGGAGGCAGCAGGCCCTGCGGCCCAGCGAGGAGGAAGCTCTGTGCCGACACCGCCGGGCAGGCCCAGCGGAAGCCACAGGCCTGGAGGAAGTGAACCGCGCGCGTGGCCCCTGCTTTCCCCCGGCCCCTCCAGCCCTCCACGGCTGGGACTTAGCTTTTACTGGGAAGCCGGTGATCACGAGCTCCGAGACCTTCACCTCCTGGTGTGGAAGAGGCTGCCAGGTGAGTGGTCCTGGCATCTGAGCTCGTGGGAGCCCTCCGCTCAGGGCTTTCTGCTTCTCTGTAATGCCTGCGAGCCAGGGCTCTGCGAGGGAGGCCTCCTGGGGGCTTGTGGAAACAACCCCAGAGCGCACAGCCTCAGCCGAGGCCGCACAGGGAGGGTGTCAGGCTGggtccctccagccccaggcttAGCAGTGGCCGTTCTTCCTTCCTGGGGCCGGACGGGCAGACGGGTACCATCCCCTGGTGTGGCCAGGCCGGCGACCTCGCTTCCCACTGCCGCCTCCCCTGAGCCCCACCCGGCATGCGGGCAAGAGAGGCCTCCTGGCTTCAGACGAAGGAACTGAGGCCCGGTGCAGGGAGGGGCTGCCCGGGGCCGGAAATGGCTTGAGGCCATCCCAGCTCTGCGCCTACTCCACTGCCGGCCTTCGGGGAGCTCGGCCCTATCTTATAAAGACTTTTAGGACCAGAAAGGGGGGAGATTTGTGCAAAGTCACACAACGAGAACCAGCCTGGAACCTGGGCCACCGAACCCCCAGGCAaggctctttcctcttctctgggaGAGGAAAATTTGTCCTTCAGACGAGTCCTGTCCAGATGGAGGCTGGGGAGGTGAGGGGTAGGGCTGGCCCACGGCGGCGTTCTCCCCCGTCCTTGACTCAGGGCAGGATGGAACCAGCAGGGGCCTGGTCCCTGGGCTGGCCGCTCGGGGGATGGGGAGGCTGTAGCCCCTGTGAAGGTCCCCATCTTTGGGAGCCTCCGCGGGGGCTGCGTCTGGCCACCATTCTGATGGCGGACACCCTGGCCCCAGTGTCTGTTCGGGACCAGAAACGCTGGGGAGAACGCAGGGGCTAAAGGGCGGGGAGATGCCGTGGGCTGCGCAGGAGAGGAAGTGAGCCCCGGGGAACAGGAAGGAGGTCGGGGCGGCTTCTGGACCGGCCCCAGCCTGCAGGGGGTGAGCCCGGACCCCTGCCTTTAATGAACACGCAGAGGGGGGCAGTGCCCGACCTGTGAATGTGGGCCCCCCATGCTGGTGGGAGCCATGAGACCCCCCAAACCACAGAGAGGCCTGGGCGGGCAGGGCCAGGCCGCCCTCTGCAAGCCAGGCCTACGCAGACGGCACAGGAGTCGGGTGACACTGGCAGGCGAGCTTAGTCTGCTCATTCACGCTGTGccccctgcctcaggctcagggACCCGGAAGAATTGGTCCCATGCCTACTTCTCATGGGGGGACCTGTCCCCTTGCCTAGGcagcccccaccctctctccctgtgcctcggGGTCGGGAAGAAATGACCCACAGAAGGAGTGTGGGGCTCCTCGGACCTGATGCCCTCTATCCCCCGCACCCCCAGGGCCAGCAAGGGGCAAATGGAGTCAGAGTCCTACAACCTGCTGCAGCTCCCCAAGGTGACGGGCCCGCCGGTGGAGGAGGAGCTCTCCCAAGGTGCCATGCCCACGTGGGGCTGGGGGGCCGGCCAGGGTGGGGACCCAAACAGGCAGCTCTGGGCGCTGCCTTGCTTTCCAAGTCGTCATCTGAGCACCCGGTTCTGTTGGGCTCCTGCCGATGCATCTGCTTCATCATTgacagccccctgcccctgcttctaGAAACTTCGGCAGGCGTCCCTGTGTTCTCATAACCACACGTCTCGATGTCAGTGGTGACGTTGAAGAGGGATTCCAGCAGCGGCTGTGTCTTTAGTCCCAGAGACGGCTCATTGGTTGCTCTGAGGGTGGGTGCTTCTGCCTCCTTGGCGTccacgaggaaactgaggcccagaaaggaagGTGGCAGGTAGCAGATGTCTGTTACTGTAGTGGCCAGTGGACACCGGATGCCTCGTGGGATGGGCGCTTGCTGATCTGCTTCCTTCACATGCCGGTCCCTTTGTGAAGGGGGTGGCCGGAGGGAACAGTCGGAAAGGACAGGTCAGGTGCCCCAGGCCGTCCTCACCCTGTCACAGGAAAGAAGCAACATAGGAAGCTATTCCAAAAGGTCCCGCTCAGCAGGGGCTTCAGGCGAACTTTCTAGAATTTATGTCACCTTTCAAACATAAGTATGAGGacggagagaaagagtgaaatgATTCAAAGAgcagatcatgacttgatctaGGTGCTCTGAAGACAGCCTTTCGAGATAGGCGGGGCTGTGGAGAGACCCTGGGGGTGGCCAGTGTCGAGGGCTGACGTCCTGTGCTGTCCAGCTGTCCAGGGCTTTCTGTTTGTAGAGGGTTTGAGGCTGGAAAGCGTCAGGAGAAAAACTGCTGTTAGCAGTAGGCCTTagtgatttgaaaaaaatatttgttttttgttttacggTTGATTTAGAAATACTTGAAGCACTAGTAGGCAGAGCTGGAACGTGGGATGATCCAGAGCGGCAGGAAACCTGCTCCGGGAAGGGGTAGGGGGACACCACCAGAGCCGTCCAGCCACCCACTCCCCAGGCATGGGTCCAGAGCCTGCCGGTGCCCAGCGGGTTAGGTCTCCCTCCTTCTTGTCAGGAGACACGGGGCTGGGTAGTCCTTGAAGGTTTCCAGAATGTCTAGGAAAAGTCTTCAGCTGCGTCCTATGAAGACGGAGGCGTTTCATTTTGTGAATTTGGATAAGGCCGTTCCCCACAtggtgactcagtttcccccatgTTCTCTGAGACTAGATGATCTTACAGTTTACTCTTGGCCCTGATGTGTGTGGGTCCCATGAGTCCAAAATGTCAAGAAGCTGCTGGCCAGGGTCCCGGGGCTCGGAGGGTCAGCCGGGGCGGCCTCGGTGTCCTGCCCACACCAGGGAGCCAGACCAGACGCAATCGGAGTCCGCCTCGGCCCCTCGGTGCCCGGCCCCTGGGCTTGCGTGAGCCCCGTGTCTTCTTAAGGGAGTGGGTAGAATtgccagataaaacacaggaggccgagttaaatttgaatttcaaacaaGGAATAGTTTTTCAGGCTAAGTATGtccccaaaatataaatattatgccCGAGGATGAGCGGGTACTCAGGAGGGAAATGAGTGGGAAGGGCGTTTGGGGTGTGGCGGGGGCAGGTGGGCTAAGGAAGGGGCGTGGCGAGGGGAGGCGTATCTGGGGAATCCAAGTTACTCTGGACCTTTGGTGCTCAGGGTGTGTGTGCGCATGGGTGTGTACGTGTGCGTGcatgggtgtgtgcgtgtgcacgtgcatgggtgtgtgcgtgcgcatgtgCATGGGTGcgtatgtgcacatgtgcattggtgtgtgcatgtgcacgtgtacatgggtgtgtgcgcgtgtgtgtgcatgggtgtgtgtacGCGTGAAGCAAGAGAACCAAATTTGCCTCGTGTCAAGGTGCCTGCCTCAGGTGACCTGCAGGGAGAGAGCTGCCCGGCCCCCTGTAGGGTCCCCACACGGGTGTCACGCTCTCCTCTGCTtccaggagaaaagaggaaataccTGCCCCCCACTTCCCGGCAGGATCCCAAATTTGAGGAACTGCAAAAGGTACGGCAGATTCCTGTGGTCTCTCTCCTCGGAGGTGGTATTTTGTATTCTTGGGGTGGGGACAGTGGGCCACCCCTGCCCTGTTTGGCCTCAGGCCAGCCGGTGGGGATCCCGCAGGTCCCCAGAAGATCTGCTGAATGACCGACTGCACGAAAGAACATTCATGGAGCACCGACAGTCTGCCTTCACCTAGACGATCCCCATAAGCCCCACAACGGTCAAAAGGGACCTGCTGTTTTGTATCCCGTGGAGGGGATagtgaggctcagaggggtcCCCTGACCTGTGGGGACACACGGCTGGCCAGTGGCCGACCAGAGCTGGAATGTGACCCAGGCTCAAAACCTTGTGCCCTTCCACCTGTCCGAGGCCACGGAGAGCTGGCAAAATGGGCAGAAACGGGTGTGGGTCACCCgcgtctgcctgtctctccttgACTCGGAGTCTCCTGCTATGGCTGCTGGACCAGCTGAGCATAGGCAAGCTCAGCTCTCCGTTTTCCTCCAGTCTCCACATGGCCTTTCTGTTGCCTCCTCCAGGGAGGCCTCCTGGCCTGTACCACCTCTCACCCCCAGATTGTGGCCAATCCCCATCCCTGTCCCCTCGCTCCCTCCATCCCACCTTTCCCACCATCAGGCACTGGGACCCAGGGTAGGACCAGCACGATCCCTCTGGAAAACCAGACAGGGCGCTGACACGTCTTAATTTGGGCCCCTCCAAGAGCTGATCCTGAGACCAGGGTTTGGGTGCAAGTAGTGAGTTGGGAGGTTAAGAGCAGGAGACAAGGAAAGCAAGTGGGGaaaggagatggggagggagggaccaTAGGGGCAGGGGTGGCCACTGTGGGAGCTGAAGCCCGCGGGGCCCCTCTGGGAACAGGTGCGGAGGTGGAGGAGCTTGGAGGTTTCCTCACCAACTCTAGAGTAGCTGGTGCTGCTCCCTTAAAGGCACAGGGCTTTGCTTCCTGCCCTTCTGGCCTCTTGAGCCCAGGCAGGATAGGGTAGAGCCTGGGCATAGCCACAGAGGGGAACAGGGGGTGCCCCCTAGCTGGAAGTCAGGGGATAGGGTGGGCCACCCACAGCCCCCGTGCCGGTGTCCTGGGGCTGCCACCACTAAGTATCAGAAACCACGTGGCTTCAAACAAGGGGTTGTTGGTCTCCCagcctggaggccagaagtcccaatcaaaggggtgggcagggggttCCTCCTGGAGGTTCTCAGGGGAAACCTATCCCTTGCCATCAGAGGTCTGTGACAACCCTTGGTGTCCCTTGGTGTGTAGATGTGCCACTCCACTCTTGGCCTCTCTTGTCACGTGGCCTCCTCTGTGTTCCCAGTATTGTGTCTCCTCTCCTTCTGAGCTCTCACCAGAActgcctgcttcctctccagATTTCTACCCACAGCCTTTTCAAGGCAGTTTAGGCTTTTTCTATCAGGGGCTTTCAGAGCTCTTCCCAACTATCCGGTCCCACAGCCACCTCCCCAGGTACAGGTACCCAGTAGCTTCCCGGCACGGACACCTTGCACAGGACAAAAGACAACCCCACCGTTCCCTGGTCCCTGGGAGCCCAGAGTAGTCCCCTCACTCAGcctgggagagcagggagggcttcccagaggaggtgatgtTTGACCTGGCCTTGAAGGATGGGTAGGAGTTGGTAGGAGGGAGGAGGGCATTCCAGGCTGAGGTTGGACCCGAGCCAGGTGGGGGACCAGGTGAGGACCGGTCCCAGGTCAGCTGTCCTGTTGGGGTCTGCAGGTGCTGATGGAGTGGATCAACACCAAGCTCCTCCCCGAGCACATTGTGGTCCGTAGCTTGGAGGAAGACATATTTGATGGGCTCATCCTGCACCACCTTTTCCGTAAGTGCCAGCCCTCAGGGCTGGGGCCCCAGCCCCCCATCCTGGCCCGCCCAGGCCCTTGTGGGTGGGCTTCTCACCCACTGAACGTCATGTGTGGAGTGCCTGCTGTTTTTGGGCTCCTGGGGTTAACAAAAGAACCCAGGTCCCCGGTCTTGGGCTGTACCTGCTGCCAAAGAAGGCAGGTCAGCAGTGAGATGCCCCGGGCGAGTAGAGGTGCATTGGGCCCCCACCCGGGGAGGAGGTGTCTCCATCTGGAAATGCCTAGTGCTCCCCAGGGCGCAgacccccaaccctgcccccgATTACCCTCCCCACTGCTGCTGAGGTGTCAGGTTTGGTCCTCACACCTTCCTTCTACACAAAGCTGTGAGGTcccagagggcaggggtgggccTGATTCTGATCCTCCGCCAGCCTGGGGCCTGGCTCAGCACTGGTTGGTCATGAAGCCCTGTGTAGTTGGCTACTCAATGCTCccaccagccccttcccctgccatGGAGCAAGTGTGGTTAATCCTCAGAGAAAACCCTATCCTGTTAGTGTCCCCAGTTTGCAGAcgaggaaacagaggcttagTCACTTGTTCAAGGTCTCAGAGTGAAGAAGGCGGGGGAGTCAGGATCTGAGCCTAGGGGTCAAGGTCACACTGCCTTGTAGAAAGGAGGTGCACAGAGCCGTACAGAGGGCTAAGGGAGTGGGGTCCAGGTAGTCAAGGGGAAGGGCCAGGGGAGGGCAGCTCAGAGCGTATGGACTTGtgcaggtcacacagctaatggtGCGGGGGGGACCCCCAGTgccttctcttcttcccccaccgtcctccccctcttccttctgctgctGCCCTCCACCTCTCTCCTGACGCCTTCCctggctctcctgctctctcctgccCATAGAGATGCTGACCGGGGTCAAGCTGGAGGTGGAGGAGATGGCTCTGACCGCCCCGAGCCAGAGGCGCAAGCTGGAGGTGGTGCTGGAGGCCATCAGCCGCAGTCTGCAGGCGGAGGAAAGGCAGCTCAAGTGGACTGTGGAAGGTAAGTGGGGCCTCGGCTGGGCCGGGGGCACCCGGGTCCCTTTGCACCAGTGGCCTCTGTTGCCCCGGCGTGCGTGCACACCTGCCTCTGTTATGGGGACACCCCGGGGGCTTGGAAGAAGCAGAAGCATGGCCTCCTGGGCGCAGTTGTGCACCTGCTGGGAGCGGACGGCCCTCTGCACCCCGGAGCGCGGTGGCGTGGCTGCAACCGAGCGCTCTGTTGAGCGGCGACAACGCAGTCAGCGATGCAGCTCCCGTTTGAGTCCCAGCACCACAAGCCCCACTTCCCTTGTCCGATGGGTGTTACCAGTCTCTTTCATTAGCTGATTTAAGTCATACCTGCAGGGCTGGCTTGTGAGAATGAGCATGAGCCCAGCacccagaccccctcccccagcctgcggGCGGTTCCGTACGATGTTCCTGCCATTCAGAGCGCCACAtccctcccattttccagatgagaacactgaggctaaAAGGGGTTTGGTACCTTCTCCAGGGCTGGTGGTGATGATGGAGCTGTTTTCAAGCCCAGTTTTGGTTGGGTCTCATTCCATTGCCTTGACCATGGTGCTTAAAGACTCACTTTCAGTGACCGATGTGCATAATGTCAGCCCTGAGTTATGTCAGGCTCACCAGAATCCAGCAATTCCTCCAGTGAGGGCCCCACTGGAGGGCATCAAGTTGCTCACAACTGTCGGCAGGGACTGGGTCCGAAGCCCCGTCTGCACAGTGCCTCGTGCCCAGGGGCCGCATCCGCAGGGCAGGCTGCTTTGGGTTCAGAATGAATGTCTCCACACCTCTGCCTTCCAGAAGGCTGGACACAGACAGAGCTCCTTGGTCTTCAGAGGGTGGTTGTGACCGCAAGGAGACAGCCCCAGCTTTGGCGACTCCTCGGTTCTGATCTGTGTCCCCTCGCCTCCCAGCCATCTTCAGCAAGGACCTGCTGGCCACCTTGCATCTGCTCGTGGCCTTGGCCAAGCATTTCCAGCCTGACCTGCGCCTCCCGACCAACGTCCAGGTGGATGTGATCACCATGGAGGTACGAGGCTGGGCCCTGGGGGACCACTGTGTGTAGGCTGAGCATTTTGGATCCATATCCCCGTACCCTGTATTGGGGGGTGCGGCATGGGAGGGGCCTGACCCTCCCTTGAGAGAGATCACATCCCTCCAGGACCGCcgtgggggctgggctggagctgtGGGTGGGAACGTCAAGTCCGGGAGGCCTGTAAGTGGGTCTGCGGGCCGGCTGGTCCCACTTAGCTCAGCAGATAGCGTCTGCCTGGGGCTGTTAGGAAACTCCTGGTTGATGGCAGCCTTGTCACGTGGACCGTAAGTGGTCATCTGCTCATGGCCTTTCGGGAGGCTTCACAGCCTTGGC from Mustela lutreola isolate mMusLut2 chromosome 8, mMusLut2.pri, whole genome shotgun sequence includes these protein-coding regions:
- the PARVG gene encoding gamma-parvin isoform X2, translated to MESESYNLLQLPKVTGPPVEEELSQGEKRKYLPPTSRQDPKFEELQKVLMEWINTKLLPEHIVVRSLEEDIFDGLILHHLFQMLTGVKLEVEEMALTAPSQRRKLEVVLEAISRSLQAEERQLKWTVEAIFSKDLLATLHLLVALAKHFQPDLRLPTNVQVDVITMESTKSGLKSEKSVEQLTDCSTDQDQPAKDVFDELFKLAPEKVNAVKEAIVNFVNQKLDRLGLSVQNLDTQFADGVFLLLLIGQLEGFFLHLKEFYLTPASPAEMLHNVTLALELLKDEGLLNYPIDPKDIVNKDTKSTLRVLYSLFQKHKLKESTDSAPRGSPN